A genomic region of Parambassis ranga chromosome 7, fParRan2.1, whole genome shotgun sequence contains the following coding sequences:
- the ccdc22 gene encoding coiled-coil domain-containing protein 22 has protein sequence MEEVDKILIHALKQVGTEVSEDIDSVKQFTSELIVEAVVRCIRVIEPGLGSSLPTSLPPGMSARFRVGMSLAQACQDIGYKGEIGYQTFLYSNEPEIRSLLMFLVERLPRASAEASDQPTGKSAVLQRHIAAAIKTQLAVPWLPPNCRLPLHCEMQSVGSLHSFHTQHLSLPHCSKGKKQLKEVRDYQRDILPPVTSQLSHQASVVASILEQHTAELSAAQEWEHEWNSQGLLSRLTPQEYRSKKLTRLRKRIEEQLRSAAQTSPESAFGVPTSTSDLSELLQTFRGSAPSDHILTKGTHFTHTQKFTFTQETAAAPSAIPIGRQSEGDVQLQQQEELASLQQQIQQLCTNIDQIAADMKHMTVTNAQVLDELKQQELGNSENTEKLQVKKKTIDLLPDADNNLLKLQAVVEASAKRVVNLASQWEKHRAPLIEEHRRLKEICSSQDLESSRKLSEIKSLHEKIHMSTEEAKKKEEIYKQLVTELENLPHDASRSAYTQRILEIVGNIKKQKEEITKVLSDTKEVQKEINNLTGKLDRTFAVTDELVFKDAKKDESVRKSYKYLAALHENCNQLIQTIEDTGTILREIRDLEEQIETENSNKTVANLERILDDYKAIRQENSALAAKIREG, from the exons ATGGAGGAAGTTGACAAAATTCTGATTCACGCTCTCAAGCAAGTTGGCAC AGAGGTGAGCGAAGATATCGACAGCGTCAAGCAGTTCACCAGCGAGCTGATAGTTGAGGCAGTGGTCAGATGTATACGGGTGATCGAGCCAGGCCTGGGGAGCTCGCTGCccacctctctccctccaggCATGTCGGCTCGCTTCAGGGTGGGCATGAGCCTGGCACAAGCCTGTCAG GATATTGGCTATAAAGGAGAAATTGGCTACCAGACTTTTCTGTACAGCAATGAGCCAGAGATCCGCTCCCTGCTTATGTTCCTGGTGGAGAGGCTGCCAAGAGCGAGTGCCGAGGCCTCAGACCAGCCAACAG GGAAATCAGCAGTCCTTCAGAGGCACATTGCTGCTGCCATCAAAACCCAGCTGGCTGTGCCCTGGCTCCCTCCAAACTGCAGACTGCCACTGCACTGTGAAATGCAG AGTGTAGGATCATTGCACAGCTTCCACACCCAGCACCTCAGCCTGCCACACTGCAGTAAAGGCAAGAAACAGCTGAAAG aggTGAGGGACTACCAGCGAGACATTCTTCCTCCTGTGACCAGCCAGCTTTCCCATCAAGCCTCTGTGGTGGCATCCATACTGGAGCAGCACACGGCTGAACTGAGTGCTGCTCAGGAGTGGGAGCATGAGTGGAACAGTCAGGGGCTGCTGTCTCGCCTCACACCACAG GAGTACCGTTCCAAGAAACTGACCAGGCTGCGCAAACGCATCGAGGAACAGCTCCGCTCTGCTGCACAGACCTCCCCTGAAAGTGCCTTTGGTGTTCCTACGTCCACCTCGGACCTCTCTGAGCTGCTTCAGACCTTCCGAGGCTCCGCCCCCTCTGACCACATCCTGACCAAGGGCACCCacttcacccacacacagaagTTTACcttcacacag GAAACCGCAGCTGCCCCAAGTGCCATCCCCATTGGACGCCAGTCGGAAGGTGATGTCCAGCTTcaacagcaggaggagctggcttcactccagcagcagatccagcagctctgcactaaCATTGATCAAATTGCAGCAGATATGAAGCACATGACTGTCACTAATGCACAG GTGCTGGACGAGTTGAAGCAGCAAGAGCTGGGTAactctgaaaacacagagaagttacaagtgaagaagaaaacaattgACCTGTTGCCAGATGCAGACAACAACCTGTTGAAGCTTCAG GCTGTGGTGGAGGCCAGCGCCAAGCGGGTGGTGAACCTGGCGTCTCAGTGGGAGAAACACCGAGCTCCACTCATTGAAGAGCACCGCAGACTCAAAGAGATCTGCAGCAGCCAAGAT CTGGAGTCTTCCAGAAAGTTGTCTGAAATAAAGTCTCTGCATGAGAAAATCCACATGTCTACAGAGGAGGccaagaagaaggaagaaataTACAAGCAACTG GTGACTGAGTTAGAAAACCTGCCTCATGACGCGTCTCGGTCAGCATACACTCAGAGGATTCTAGAGATCGTCGGCAACATCAAGAAACAAAAGGAGGAAATTACAAAG GTTTTGTCAGATACTAAGGAGGTACAGAAAGAAATCAACAACCTCACAGGAAAGCTGGATAGGACCTTTGCTGTGACTGATGAACTGGTCTTTAAG GACGCCAAAAAAGACGAATCCGTCCGCAAATCCTATAAGTACCTGGCTGCTTTGCATGAA AACTGTAATCAGCTGATCCAAACCATCGAGGACACTGGTACCATCCTTAGAGAGATTAGAGATCTAGAGGAGCAG ATCGAGACAGAGAACTCGAACAAAACTGTGGCTAACCTGGAAAGAATTCTGGATGACTACAAGGCTATTCGACAGGAAAACTCTGCACTTGCTGCCAAAATCAGAGAAGGTTGA